The genomic DNA TGACACGGCCTGTAACTGTAACAATGCCGAGCACTGGTGGTTCGCGGTCAGTTTCTCATTAGTGCTTAATAAACAATTGATTAGTATAAAATTTCCActaaacatttaaattgaTAACGAACGAAGCGTATGTTCGGGTTCGGTTGCGTTTAAATCGGGCGTCGTCGATTGAGCCTCACTCACCTGTTGCCTTATCACAGTTATGAACCTGCCGAACTGCTTATCAAAGCGACGGTTTTGTATAATAAATCGTTTCGCAATCACAATTGATACAATATCGCAGCTTATTGTAAATCAATAACGGCTTCTTTATGCCACACCGTGTAGATTTTGTGTTGCGGGATCATATTTCACACGCGTCAACACAACACCTCCTGAAATAATTCCTCCTTGGCTTAGCTCCAAGCTGTATACGTGCCTACGTATTGTGACGTCaggctcttttttttcttttgggggTGAGTCTTATCACcaacaatttcaaattttcataAGCAAATTTTGAATATTGTCAGTCAACCAACACGCATGCCGGGGGTGTGGGGGGCATCATTCCTAGATAAATAGCACCACGCCCCTGATAGCCTGATAACCCCCCAGACGTATCGAGAGTCTAAAAATAGGAGGCAAACAGCTTTGCTGACTTTGATCTTAACTGCTTGTTATCTGTAGACAGTGTAGGACCTCCTGTGGGGGACAGGAAGCAATGTGAATGATTTGCAGTTTTTCATCTTAATCCAAGCGTTTCAAAGCACTCAAACAGTTTGTAAAGATAGTAAGAAAAATCATAGCAGAAGTATCGATCACACTGTTAATGTCCAATGTCCCCTGACTACCCTTTAGCTTGCTCACTTTCTCTCCCAACGCCGGCCACTTTGCCGGCCGgtgcgtatgtttattttggTTCGGTTCTGCCCCCCTTGTGCAACGTAATTAAATTTGTCCTTCAAATAGCTTACGAATAGCGGCGCTTGATAAATAATCGTCGTTGTACTTTCTTTCTGCTACGTTGCCGCTACAGATTCTTCCTACTAATTTGATCCcaaattcattcattttcaGCCGCGTAACTGTAACTGCTCAACCAGTGCTACCAATGCTAACTAAACAGCGGAGCAACGTGGGACAGCATCATCGTCAGCAACATTATGATAACGAAATGAGTTCGTCCTTCGTCCCACTCCGTTGAAGCAGTAGCGTTAGATAGTTGACACACAGTCCTCCCATTACCACAGTCGACCAGAGATGGCCGCGTCGAAAAAATCTAGTGGCAGCATCCACAAAATTCGGGAATTCGAGCTTGATAAAGTGGTGCTGTCGGACGAGTTTGACATCTTGCAAATTGTCGGCGAAGGATGGTTTGGAAAAATATTGCTCGTGGAGCACCGTGCGACCGACACGGAGATGGTGCTGAAGCTGCTGCCCAAACCGTTCGTCTCACTGACAGATTTTTACAAGGAATTTCACTTCAGCCTCATGCTGGGACAGCATAAAAATATTGTTACCACTTATGATGTCGCTTTCGAGACGGCCGGATTCTACGTCTTCACGCAGGAATATGCACCATTGGGTAAGTCGCGACGACTCACGACGACTCGAGCTGCATGCATGCGGGGTCTAATGGTTCGCtttggtgtttttcttctttttttcaatACCAGGCGACCTTACCTCGAACGTGTCGGACAGTGGGATCGGTGAGCTGCATACAAAGCGCGTCGCCCGGCAGCTTGCTTCGGCGATCGATTACATACATCAAAAGTGAGTAGAACAAGATCGCGTGCAACACTTTCTTCACAGCACTTCCCCCGTTCCGATCGAGAAACCGCTGGTTTTGAGCGCACTCGCCCAGCATAAGCGTTCCTTCTCCCCCGGTCCAGACGGTCCACTTTTCCTCGCGCTATCGAGCCATCTCAATCAAAAGTCCTGGGAGTCTGTTATAGGATCATCGTTTCTTCCTATTGTCTACCCATTGATTCCTTCTTCCCAGCATGGTTTCATGCATAGACGCTCCGCCCtggtgaattcaattgtctcTCTGATGCTCGACCTGTAAACAGGGGGACGTTATATACACCGGCTTCAAGCCGGCGTTCGACTGCTTTTTAGAGATGAGCATAATTGAGATAAGGAGCGAAACTGGTTCCGAAAGATGCGAATCAAAGTTCGAAACTAGTTCCAAAATCTAATTGTAAAAGAACCttccggaaccgtcggaaccgttcGGAACCGTGGGTATCGACGGAATCTTCCGTCACCGTCAGTATCGTCCTGAACTGTAAGAACAACTCCGTTTTATGGTTTCCGATGGTTTTGATCTGACGATTCCGACgtttccgacggttccgaaaGGTTCCGGACGCTTCCGAACAATTCTGCATGTAACCGACCTTTCCAGTTCCTCGGAATAGGTTCCAGAGTCAAACTGGCCGGATCCGAAGTGGAACCGTCGCTGATTCCAAAAAACCCATCATTACTGCTTATTCCACAGCTTGCTGTTGGCCAAGCTCGAAAGCATGGGTTTCGGCGGTTTACTTTTCCTCTGGTTTTATTCCTCCCTGATGGATCGCACCTACAGAGCAAAGTTTGATGGTGTTCTTCTCGATCCTTTCTTGAGAAAGTTCGGGGGTCTCCAGATCCCTCCCTCCCAACGGCATTACTGCTGTATGCCGACGATGTCAAGCTCTATCTTCCTTTGGCCTCGTCTCTTGAACTTTGTGTCTGCCTCATTTCTGATGGCCACTATCCCATCAAGCAGCTTTATAACTACCATTTCTCTGGCTGGCGTGTGCCTCGacgaaaatttgttttttgagcCACACATACATTCAGTCCTCGCCTCGGGCGGGACAACAAGTTAATTGGCAACATCACACGCGAGGCGCCTGAAGTCCATGATCCGCTGTGCTGGAGGGCTTTTTATTGCTGATGGCTGATAGTCCGTCCTATCCTGGACTATTCCAGCACCGTTTGGTCTCCTGCAGGCGTCACCTCTATGGATAAGTTGGAAAGTGTATAGCGGAAGTTTATCAGAAGCGTCATCAAGCGCTTCCTAAGTGACCCCAGTGctgcttttccttcttctccaTAGCGGTTTAAAAAGCTAGCTCTGGAGAATTTATTGCAAACATCCTTCTATCCTCGACTCCTAAATCCCATCCTACCGCATGCGCATACGGCCACCACTTCTCATTCCTTTGCGACGCACGCGTTTCTCCCTCTGAGTGACCCTACGGAACCCCTCCCTCCAAACGCTATCGGaattcataaataaaaaataataaataatcataTCTCACCCCTTGCAGAGACCTCATCCACCGGGACATCAAGCTAGACAATGTGCTGGTGTTTCGTTCGGATTTTGCTCGCATTAAGCTGTGCGACTTTGGCGAATCGAGAAAGCTGGGCGAGGAAGTGCTGAGACGCAACGAGTGGCTACCGTACAGTCCGCCCGAAGTGCTGCTCGTAAAAACGGATGATAAATACAAGTGAGTAAGTAACCTGCCGATAGCTGCGCTCCCCGATTACAACTGCCAATTTGCTggtgtttgcttttcttttttcttcctgcgcCAAACAATTGACAGGACTGATACGGCGCACGACGTGTGGCAGTTTGGCATCGTGTGCTTCGTGTGTCTGACCGGGTGCCTGCCCTGGCAGAAAGCATCGATCGACGATCCACGGTACAATCGGTACGCGCAATGGCACCAGGCCACGCTCACCTTCCCGATGAAGCGCTGTCCCAAGCTGTTCAAGCTGCTTTCCGCCCGGGCCTGCAAACTGTTCAAGAAGTTTTTGGATCCGCGGGCCGATCGACGGCTCAAGACGCTGAGCGATTTGCAAAAGTATCTGGATGACCGGTGGCTCGGTAAGACGGCCGAAAAGGAGATGGCAGAAAATGAGCCGGACGAGCTGTGTCCCTCCATGTACTCGTTCCACAGCAGTGTGGAGGAAAAGAATAAGCTTCTCGGGACCCTGGCTCAATGTGGCATCGAGACGACCGTTGATCGGGCTGCCAAGAAAAACCGCATTCGAGACTGGATCCAATCGTCGGTGATTatggaggaagaggaggaagacgaTTCGGGATCCGCTACACCCTCGTCGACCGTATCGCGCACGGCCGTACCCGGGCATGTATCGTCCGTGGCCGCCCTGGAACGGGCGGAGAAAAAGATCAACTCCACCGTAAAGGAAGCGTCCCAGAAACACATCGACCCGAGAACGGGAACGGTTCAGGTCGGTCCGAGCGAGATGGGATCGGTTAACGTGCGGGACGGGAACAATAACTGGCACCAGGCGGCACCGAACATCAACGGACATTCGATTGCCACGAACGCTGGCAAGCATAGCCTGCTCGTGGCTACGCACGGTCTCGTAAAGGAGGCATTTAATACGGTTGCGTCCGTTGCGGTACCTGCCACCGAGATCAGTCGCAATGGGTCGTACGATAAGAAGAGTAGCCTACAGGACAGTGGGTACGGTAGTCTGAAGGGTGGGCTCAAGGGTGCCTCAGCCAGTAGAAGAATTGCCAAATCGCCAACCCTTCCCAAACGCTCCACCTTCATCCGATCGGAGAACAATCCGTTTGAAGAGCAAGAGTCCGGTGAAGAGCGCGACAGCCAGAGCATGGAGTTTGACGAGCTGGAAACCGATCGTGGATCGGACGGGTTTCTTAATGCGACACCCGCGAAGCAAGCAGCACCCGAGAAGCCCCAGAAAAGCACCTACGAGAAGATTTTCTTCCGGAGAAAATAATGCTGAACAATTGATCATCGTACTCGTACTTACTTCTGTTACAATTATCGAACGTGAATTGAGGAGCGATCGCACAGGATGATCTTGTATTTTGAAACTATAATTCGCACCGATTTGTTTTCTGCGTTACTACAAACCATTCACAGCACCGATTGTTCCACAGCACGTGTTTCAAAGCGCACCCTCTTTTGTCACGGTGCGGCAGCGATCGGTCCGAAGGGCCAGGCCAGCAAAGCGAATGTTTACTGCTTGTGGACcaagcgcagcagcagccaggcGATCAATAAAGAGTCACCGTGTATGATTTTGTAAAACTATTGTTCCGCTCGTCTCTCTTATTTGGCGTTACAACTGTCCACCGTAGCAGATAAAAGACGCTTCTAGAACGAATTTCTTACGTCAATTAAAATACTGACCATTTCGGTGTGTGATACAGATAGCGCAGATCTTTATGATCAATCGCGTCATGCAAAACAACCTCCCACTGTACGGCCCAATCTTGTTTATCTTCAGGCCATTGGCACCATTTGCAGCGCCAAGTTGTGATTATGAAAGCACGTAAGCTTCGCTAATGTTTTAAAATCATGTACCACTCATCCCGCAAAGCCAGTGCCAATAAAACTTATCCAGCTCGACCTACAGACCCACAAAAATTATCAACCTTCACCTGCACCGGGCGGGACTGGTGGCCCTCGAGTACTATTTATCGAACATCGTTCGGCTCGTATCAAACAAGTAGACAGCTACATCGCACAAACGGTCATGAAACGTGATTCAAGGCTACAAACGGCTTTACTTCGACTTTACCGGATTTAGCAGCGGCGAAAGCAGCGAGCACGGTTCAGGGGGGTTGGTACCGTACCGCACCCGGGGTAATCTTGTCTGACCGTCATGATTGCTTTCGTCGGAATAAGATAATGTGCCCCGAGCATCGTCGTTcgtgtggttgtttgtttggttgtagCCGGttggtgtttctttttttcttgttcccGGTTTTCATTTATCATAAGTATCAGCTTTAAGAAGTTAGGCTCAGGAATCACGATAAGCAAAGTGCGTTCCATTACACCTTACCAGCTTGCGGCGGATACTTATTCAGACAGCACACACAGCAGCCCGGCAACGGTAGCACAGTTTTTTGGCCGCTACTACGGGATCGTTCAGTCGTTCTAGAGTTCTGCACCGACCACCGACGTGCGTAGTGAAGTGAAGAGGCTAGTGGATTAAACGAACTAAACGGAGAGCACGTGGAGAGCAATTTGAAACCGAAACCGGACCGATCATGGAATGTAAGGCATTACTGTTATTTTTAAAAGGGACAACTGAGGGACAATAAGATCATAATGGGTCGGATGCGTGACAATGTTTTAGCCGTGGTCAGAGTCACGTTAAGATCGAACAGATGCGAATACATATGGAAACGGTGGATCATAGTATATAGCGAAGGGCATCCATATTCAGTGCACGAGCTTGTGACCATGGGTACATTTGATGAAGTAATTGGTTCATCCAACAACATATTGCCTAGTGCCTTAAATAACGATAGGAATAACAGTTGACAAGCTTAAAAGAAAGCGTGCCCTATTCCTGTGTATTAGTTCTCGTTTCACTGATTGACCCGGAGTCGAGTTCGTCCCTTTAGGAATCGAGTTCAACCCGTGTGGGCAAAGATTTCGAGTCGACCCGTGGGTTCGACGAGTTCGGATCGATTTGCTGATGCAATGTGTTCTTTGGATAAATCCAAACCCTTTGCTCCCATACATAGGATCGAACTCGCCGGGCCAACCAGGCTCGTTACACCCCCCGAATCGACCCGACCCGTTGCAACTAGGAATACGACCCGAACCTTCACTAATGTGTATGAGATCAGCTCACAAGAGAACAGTACTCAAACAATGCAACAATAGATAGCTATTAAACACAGGTAGTCGTCAAAGTCACGAGCCAGTTGTAATCCAAATCCTAGAGTTTGCGCGGTTGATGAGCTTGTCCTAGTGAAGTCCAAGTAAAGTAAAACACCTAGGTCGCGCATTTGAGTAGTTTTTGAGACACACAAAACTGTAGGCTTTAAAAGCATACAAAACGGCTACAATCTTTTGCTTTTTGAATTGTTGAAttgaaaagcataaaaaaatttcatttgaaaatCTGCATGGCTTGTCCAAGTACACAAGATGGGGGATCCAATGCTCTGCAGTACCGTGGAGTCTCCCTGCTTTAGGCTCTTACCAAGAATTTTGAATACGTTGTTCGTTTCGTCTGTATTTAATAACATGTCTGTTGGCTGTCAAGTGAATACCGTCCAAATAGTGACATTAAGGCAACATTTGACAGTATCGCTAGTGACCTTTTGCTTGCCAGATTGGATAGTCTCGTCCTGGGGAGCCCTGTATTAAGTATCAAGCCAGATTTGAGAGATTCTTTCCCGATCCATTCATCTGATCGTCAGTTGTTCCTCAGAGTAGTGTCCTGAATCCCCTGTTAGCTCTGTAGTTCCTGATTCATTGTGTCAATGTGCTTCACCTCGATAGTTTCCTCATGTATACTGATGATCTCGAAATCTTCCTCCCTGTGTCTGACTGTGTTCGTCCTAAAAATGTTCGTGCTCTGTTTGGTGTTGCTCTCATGAACTGTTACGTTGTCCGTATGGTCGATCTATCATCTCGCTATCAATCGTGTATCCTGCATCAAGGATCTTGGTGCATAGTTGAATAACACATTCACTGGATTTCTGCCCCGAAAAAGCTAATCGTACATTAGGCCTCATTACCAATTCTTCGTCCAATTTCCAATGAAGGCATTGTATTACTTCTGGGTGCGATTGATCCTCGAATATGCTTAAGCTGTTTTGGTCGTCAGGTGGAGAGAACGGCGATGGTTATGTCAGAGCGTGTCCTGTCCTCCATCGCTTTCCTTTTGTAAGGCCTTGATTCACTTGAAACCCGCAATTCCCAACCGTCATTATTGAAAAACTTCTGTCCAATGCCGTTGATTCTGCTTTCTTTCTCCCCTCTACCTCTCTTTATGTCCCCTCCTGTAACCTGCGTATGAGAAGCCTACGAGTTACAGTCCAAATGATCCTTTTATTAAAGCACAAGTAGCATTAATTCCTGTCCTCCTGAGGTGAACTGTTGGGGAACTCCTGAGGTGTCTTCCACCGCTACGGAGGTAGAAGTTCAAGTTTACAAATTGTTGTAAATTTGTAGAGATGCCACGATTGGGTACTAAGCCAATATAAAATTAACAGATGAAGACATGTAAATAGAGCCGGTATGAGAAGAAATCTGTTGGTGAAAACTTTCTTCAATGTTCACAGTACAAGCTTGTAGTGCTGTGTGCACATTCTGCCACACAGTTTTATTGTCATTAGCATTTATTTGACCGCTCACTGCGGCCAAGATAGTCCCAACCTTGCCCAAGATGCAATTAAAACTTAAGAAAACGCTTTCATTGCCCTTATCTCAGAGGCTCGTGCTCGCTTCTGGAATTACGCCTATCATACCGTCCATTTGCGTGAAGAGCGGACTCGTGCGGCCGGTAATCTGCTGTCAATGATAGGCATTTGCAACTTCACGTACCCTCCCGATATCACTCACTTGCCTACGGTGCGTCAAACAATCGGTCCCGGCGTCACGTATGTTGTCTAATTGTTTCATTCATTCGATCTATTACGCCACAAGCATAAGGGGGGACAACCGTGTCTCCCTCCCCCCCATTGTGGCCTACCCATCGGTGATTCCAGCTTACCCTATCAATCTCAGCAAGGCGATGActgtaacaacaacaaacacatgtTGATTGCATATCGGGATATCCGGAATGGGGTCTGGGGTTATCTTTGTAGTTGAATCGTTCGCAAATGTAATCTTCAAACGTTTCGTGCCGGTAGCTTGTTTATTAATGAACGGTTAATGGCTAATAGCTCGGCACAACCAGGTGTCTGGAGAGCCAGTAAATTCTAATCCAATCTCACCCAATTTCTTACCCAAGTTCGCACCAGTCAAGCGTGGAAAGTGTTTACACTTTTCCTGGCGGAGTTCTTCGGCACCGGGATGCTGCTTTTCGGCGGATGCATGGCCGGACTGGACGGGTTCGACAACGTCACCAGCAACCTTAGCCGTGGCATCACGTTCGGAATGGTCGTTATGATGGCGTTCATTACGTTCAGCGCTACTTCGGGAGCGATTATTAATCCGGTCGTGTCGCTGGCGGCCTACATCTACGGTACGCTCTCATTCCCGGTAAGAAGCTCTCCCCTAACCCGGTCCCCAATTTGAGCAATCTAAATAACTTCCCATTTTCCTATGCACACCTGCCCAGCTGATGCTGCTTTACATCGTCGCTCAGTTTGCCGGAGCACTTTGCGGCTACGGACTTTTGCGGGCGGTCACCCCGTGGCAGTACTATCTGCAAGCGCTCGAGCTCGGCGATGGGCACTGTGTCACGGTGCCGCACGCGAGCCTTTCGTCCGGAATGGCGCTCGCCGTCGAAATCCTGCTAACCGGCATACTGGTGTGGACAAACTGTGGCGTCTGGGATCCACGCAATAAAAAGGATAGCGATTCGGTGCCGATCAAGTTTGCCTTTCTGATTGCGGGTCTTTCGATCGCTGGCGGACCGATTACGGGGGCGAGCATGAACCCGGCCCGAACGCTAGCCCCAGCCATCTGGAATCATTCGTACGAAGGACTTTGGGTATGTGGACGAAGCCCAGCGCACTGCCCATATCTTCAGCAGAATTAATTCCTGTTTGCTCGTTTTACAGATTTATTTTGCCGGACCTACCGTCGGTTCCATTCTGATGGTGACCACCTACCGGTACATCTTTTGGCAAGACGCAAAACCCATcgccgagtgtgtgtgcagcAGCTGTGCTGTGGACGGTCCGGCGAAACAAGAGCTCCGTTCTGCCAAAAGTATTATGCCTTGACGTTGATTACGAACGAATAATAATGTAACCTTCCACCGCCATCGCCAAGTACCAGTTCGTCGCCGTAAGCCGCCATAAAACTGAGACCTGTCCCGCGCAAAAAGGGTGGGACGGTCGTCCTCGCATTCGCTCCATAACCCGCAAGCATCGCAAAACGGACACGGTGTGGCTGCTACGATAGGTAAATTAGCCTTCGGAAATTACCTCCCGCCGGTCTGTCAGCGGACTTTGTTGATTGACCTTGTTATCGGCAAAGATAAGCTTCAATCATCGAGTCGTCGCAGTCACTGCGACGATGCGCCACGCAGAACCGTAGTTAGTACGTTACGTTCGGCCGGGACGACCGGTAGTCGACCTGTTGAGTTTGTCACAATTTCCACTCAACAACCCCCGCCATCGATCGGTGCGCGTGAGTGGCGTCAAGTAGTCAAGGCCCTTAATCCACCCCattcaaacacaaaaaacacacacacactcaccacaTTCCGCAAGCAACAAagtgagcagcagcaaattTTTAATGTGCTCAATTAGAAACAACGTGAAACCATCCCGCTATACCAAACATAGCGTGCGTAAGTAGTGAGTAGCGGTGGTAGATATGACGCACAACGGATTATCAATACAGCCCCGGGAACAGATTGTTCGCCACAATGGCGAAGGAATGCCCGCCAATGGAGT from Anopheles stephensi strain Indian chromosome 2, UCI_ANSTEP_V1.0, whole genome shotgun sequence includes the following:
- the LOC118517679 gene encoding aquaporin AQPAn.G-like, which produces MEFRTSQAWKVFTLFLAEFFGTGMLLFGGCMAGLDGFDNVTSNLSRGITFGMVVMMAFITFSATSGAIINPVVSLAAYIYGTLSFPLMLLYIVAQFAGALCGYGLLRAVTPWQYYLQALELGDGHCVTVPHASLSSGMALAVEILLTGILVWTNCGVWDPRNKKDSDSVPIKFAFLIAGLSIAGGPITGASMNPARTLAPAIWNHSYEGLWIYFAGPTVGSILMVTTYRYIFWQDAKPIAECVCSSCAVDGPAKQELRSAKSIMP
- the LOC118517677 gene encoding serine/threonine-protein kinase meng-po, producing the protein MAASKKSSGSIHKIREFELDKVVLSDEFDILQIVGEGWFGKILLVEHRATDTEMVLKLLPKPFVSLTDFYKEFHFSLMLGQHKNIVTTYDVAFETAGFYVFTQEYAPLGDLTSNVSDSGIGELHTKRVARQLASAIDYIHQKDLIHRDIKLDNVLVFRSDFARIKLCDFGESRKLGEEVLRRNEWLPYSPPEVLLVKTDDKYKTDTAHDVWQFGIVCFVCLTGCLPWQKASIDDPRYNRYAQWHQATLTFPMKRCPKLFKLLSARACKLFKKFLDPRADRRLKTLSDLQKYLDDRWLGKTAEKEMAENEPDELCPSMYSFHSSVEEKNKLLGTLAQCGIETTVDRAAKKNRIRDWIQSSVIMEEEEEDDSGSATPSSTVSRTAVPGHVSSVAALERAEKKINSTVKEASQKHIDPRTGTVQVGPSEMGSVNVRDGNNNWHQAAPNINGHSIATNAGKHSLLVATHGLVKEAFNTVASVAVPATEISRNGSYDKKSSLQDSGYGSLKGGLKGASASRRIAKSPTLPKRSTFIRSENNPFEEQESGEERDSQSMEFDELETDRGSDGFLNATPAKQAAPEKPQKSTYEKIFFRRK